The Brassica oleracea var. oleracea cultivar TO1000 chromosome C6, BOL, whole genome shotgun sequence genomic interval CCCGAAAACAAGCCCATGGGGCTTTCTTGAAGAGCGCTTTAGTTCGCGATTCTACAGTTTTCTTCCCCGACGAAGAAGATAACGAAACACAACACACAAAGCATGAACGGAGCTTCGCTCAGCAATTCCCTTTTGCTCCATTCTCGTTTCAGTTCACCGTGTTCCATCGCTTCCTCTTCTTCTCCTTCGTCTGTTTATCTGAGTCCTCCCTGTTTCACAACCTCTGCGTACATCTCATTTCCTCGAACAGTCGTTGTCAAAAGGAACGATGGGTTTCGCTCATTCGCCGTAAACAAACGTAGAAGCACTATCCAAGATGATGTAGAAGAAGTAGAGTATGAGGATTGGGATGAGTTTGAAGTAGAAGCTGAAGGAGAAGGAGACGAAGACGAAGGAGAGTTCTTGCCAATGGAGAAGATGAAGCGATGGCTAGAGAAGAAGCCTCGCGGGTTCGGCGTTGGCAAAAAGTACGAGACTTTAATAGAAGACAAGCTCCTCGACGAGATTGAGCAGAGCTGGAAAGCTCAAGCTGCTAATCTCAACCAGCTCAAGAACAACGATCCTCTCAAGCCTCAAGATAATCTCATCAAAGGTTTCGTCTTTTTTTGCTCTTTCCTCTCTCTCTCATACTCGTTTTGATTTAAAATCTCAGTTAGCTGCTTTTGTTGAATGATTGTTATATAGGTGAGACTCAAAGTGGGTTCCGTGTTCGTGTGACCAATCTTCCTAAGAAGAAGAATGTCCACAGAGATCTCAAGGCTGCTTTTAAGGAAGTGAGTGGGGTTTTGGGGATAGAGCCAGCTGTGTCTGGTAATAAGAAGACTAAAGATCCTGTCTGTAAAGGGTTTGCTCTTGTTGATTTCAGAAGCGAGGTTGATGCAAACAGGTATTGTAGATTAGCGTTTCTATTGTTTGGTGATGATGAGGATAAAGTTTTGGTTTTTTTTTGTTTCTTAGGTTTGTGGAGCAGTTCAATGGAGAGAGATTATCATTTGGGAAGGTTGTAAAGCATATAAAGTGTCAGGTTGTGGAGGTTTCTTCGAACCAATCAGTTTCTGAGGAATTACGCTCGGATACAGTCTTTGAGGAGCTTCCTTTCCATGGTTTTGAAGCTGTTTCTAGTGTTGATGTTGTTGAAGAAGATACTTTTGTGGATTCATGGGAAGAAGAATCATCAGATGATTCAGATAAAGAAGGAGATGAAACAGAAGTGGAAGAAGAAGAAGAATATGAAGAGAATCTTATCTCTAGTAGCATAGAACCTCCCAAAGAACCAAGACGTGAGTCTAAAACCAATGTTAAGTCTCAGAAACAAGTTATGAAGCGAGAGATTAGAGAACACGAGGTGTTAGAGACACCTTTAGTTTCATTCCAGGCGGTGAGTAAACCCAAGGTAGCACGTGTGGATAATGATGATGAACATGATAGGTCTGATGAAGAAGAAGTTGCTGAAGAGAATCTTGAACCTCTGAAAAGTTCAGTATCATCCTCAGATGAGGAAAGGATTGATAGAATCCGTAGGCTGGAGCTGAAGCTTCTAGGTAGAGAAAAGCTTTTGGGTGGAGGAGCTGGCTCTGATAAACCTGAAGCAAAAACTGGTGGTAGAGTGGAAGGAGAGACGAAGAAGAAGGAGAAGAAGAAGAAGAAAAAGGTTCTTGTGAAAGGGAAGAAGTCCTCGACCATAGAGATTCCTGGATCTTCAAAGAGGTAAAAAAAAAAGCATGCAGCAATCTTTGTGGTTAAAAAAAGAGTAACGATGGTAGATTCTTTGTTTTACTTGACCGATTGATTTCTGTAATTACGATTTTCACAGGTTAAAGATGAAGGAGAAGGCTCTGTTAACTGGGGTCTTAGTCAAGTATGCGGCAAAAGTTGCTTCAACCTCAAATGATGAATGATCATTAGGAGAGTGAATCTTTTAAGTGTTTAGTCTGTCTCATCAGTTCTTCTTTTGACGTTTCAATTCATGGATATTGTCTTAGGAACATGCTCAAGCAAACTTGGGTACATATCTCTATGGTTTAGAATCCTTTTGGACCCTTAGCTCTTATGCGGTTTGTGCTTTATTATTGATATGTTGAAAGTTAAGTGAAGCAAGTGTGGGTTAAAAACAGAAACTGAGAGATACATGTGGGTTTGTTGTTCCTTATCAGTTATCACATACAAAATTTAAACAATGTCGGAATAATCTTTCCTCTTCAACCTATTAAACAGTCTTATGGGGTTCATCTCCCTCGGCTGCAGAACCACCACCACCATTTTGGTCTTGACAATCTTCTCACCTTATTTTGACAATCCCACTTTCAGAATCGAAGAAGATTCTAACGAGCTACCGAATTTTTGAGGTCCCTCAAGTTAAAAAAAAATGTTGATAGAATTAAACACACACAAGTTGGAGTTGCTTCAGGAAGCTTGGTATAAGAAAAACAAAGGGAGAAGCTTCATTCTAATTAGTAATTTTCTGAATATTTCTGCTTCTGCGACAATTGAGAATAGTCAAAGACCTATAAACTATAGCAAGCCAACGCATATTGGGCCTCCTGCGAGGACATGTTGGGCCCTTTGAACAACTAAAAGATAATGTCACTGAAGTAAAGCTAATACCGAGATGTTTGCTTGGCTTTCCTTTTCTCTTGCAGAATCACAAGCATTTGAATCTCCCAAAATCACATATCACCCCTAGAAACATGTCGACAATGGTCTTGAGATGGACTACCACACTGATATCGAGTTTGAGTTTGCACTTGTTGTCGCAGGAACGAGTTTAAACAAACTGACTACAACAACTACATTGTCCGCATTTGGCTGATTAATTCAATTTCGAACCATATACTGTTAAGACATCTATGTATGTCTTCTACTTTTCTTGAGTGGTGGAAACTAGTCTCATCCTAAAAGATTTCAGACACAAAGATCAACCAAAACTAGTTGAGGAGCGAAAGCCAAATATGAGTCAAGACCAAAGCCATAAAAAAACAAGACTAAAACTAGAACACAACAGTTCCCAAACATTGATGTACTTCCACCAATTATAGCAATGAGACAAAGCTGCTTAAGTGTAAATCTATTACATTATTAGCTCCTATTAAAATGGAACCAAAGAAAAAGAAAATCGAAGATCAAGAAACTCACTCAAGAACAACTTTAGCACCAAGAGCCTTAAGCTTGTCAACAATCTTCTCACCTTCCTCTTTAGAAACACCAGCTTTCAAAACCGAAGGAGTCTTCTCCACCAACTCCTTCGCTTCCTTAAGTCCCAGATCAGTAAAGCTCCTCACCTCCTTAATAATCTTGATCTTCCCAGACGCTTCAAAACCCTCAAGCTTTATCTCAAACACTGTCTTCTCCACTTTCGCTTCTTCACTCGCTCCGCCACCGCCTCCGCCCTGAGCGATCCCGCCGGCAGCGACAGCTCCGGGCTTCATAACGGCGACGGTTGGTGTCTCCGTGATCCCTCTCTTCTTCAGTATAATCGCGCCGAGCTCTGAGATTTCCGATAGCGTTAGAGACGAGATCTCGTCGACGAGGCGGAACACGCGGTCCGTTGGCGGACTTCGGTGTTCTGTCGGATCGAATGTCGCGGCGTCGTAGTCGGTTGGGAGCTTCCTCTGATCTATTTCTTCTTCTTCCTCTTCATCTTGTTTTCTCGCCGGTTGTCCGAAACTCCGGCGACCGTTGAGAAGAGAAGCGAGTGGTGATCTGGAGGTTTGTGATAACCTTGTTGATAAGTGTTGTCTGAATCTGAGGATCAAACTCATCTTTTTAGCGAACGAAGCTCTTCTTTTCTATCAGATGTAAGGTTTTTGCTGCATTTGAGGAAGAACCCTAAAGGAGGAGGCGTTGGCGAAGTCTGACGATCAGATGAACGTCGAGAAGCCCATTTATTATTTTAAGCCCGCTAAGTCTCCCTTTGGCCCAACTAAACTTGTCTGAGTTTGTTAAAAGGATTTTAATGAATTTACCGGGTATTGTATCAAGCACTCTTATGTTATGTGCAGATGTGCTATACACAAATGTTTCTCTTGGGTTATCGACAAGTTCTATTTGAAGGGGATTCTCAGAGATTGTCTACGCTCTTCAGAGATTAAGCAAATAAGTGTTTAATATTCATTTGCTAAATGGCATACATCTCTGGACAATCATATTTCGTTCTGCCTCTTTTTCTTTTGTTCGTTGTGTTTACAATAATGTTGCTCATAATTTAAGCCTAAAAACAACCATCTAAATGATGCTTCTATAGAGATTGTGTTCACCCACCTATATGGTTAACTCCAGATTTGTATTCTTATATTCAACTTTCAGTATAAATAAGTTTTAACTTTATAATAGAAAAACTGATGCTGAAACGATATGTAATAAAAATTTCAGTAAAACATCATCAATGATCAAAAGAAGTAAAAATATGATTGTCATGTGACGCTATCACGTTTCTAAAATCAATCAAATATATTTGGATTATATTAGATTGCTAATTCACACAACAAATTTATTATAACCAAGTGGAATATACATATACATAAAATCATGGAAATTTTAAAATGTTTTAATTTTCAACTTATAAGCACCCTTTTCAAGAAACCAAAGTGTTTTTTTTCTCCAAAAAATTCCGAGCAAACTTTTTTTTATGTTTCTTTGTAAGAAAGAAACAATGTTAAAAAAAAATTGATAAGGGACAATTAGGTGTTTTATATAGATCTAACGACTAAGGGCCCGACTGGTTTAAACGCAGCGGTTGCGGTTGCGGGTGCGGAAGTTTGCGGATGCGGGTGGTTGCGGTTTCAAGCGTTTTGTATGACCGGCACAACGTTTAAAAATTGTTGCGTTTGCGGGATATTTGCGACTGGTTGATTATAAGATATTGCAGCGGTTTGATAATAAATTATCAATATTAACATATTATAACATTATAAAAATATAAAAAATACACTTATAATAAAATATATTAATTATCAACATAATATGATCAATAAAAATATTATGTTTATTTATTAAACTTTTAAAATTAGTTGAAAGTTATAATTTTAATAAATTTTTTTTGAAGATTGGTATTAAAACTTTTAAAATAATATTTTATTTCGTTTTATATATGTGTATATCTTTATATATGTGTAAATTTTTTAAAAAATTGTAATGAATGGTTTGTTTAAAGTTTTTATAAAACAAATTATGATATTTTTTGTGAATTTAAACTAATATATATAATACGTATATATTTTTATTTCCATTTTAAAATTAAAATTAAAATTAAAATTTTAAAATATTTTTGAAAATAAATTTATATTTATTTATCCACCCGCAACCGCCTGCAACTGCAAACGCTAGTTGGAACCAGCTTTTGATTTTAAGAGGTTCGAAGCGGTTCAGAGCGGTTTGAAGCGATTTGTATGATTGGTTCGAAACGCTGCCAACCACTACCAACCGCAAAAGCTGCGTTTGCGGGTCAGCGGGAAAACCAGTCAGACCATAAGTAGGTTAATTAGGACCTAACGACCAAGTTAATTGGGATTCTAAGCCTTAACGATTATTTATTTATTTATCATATTAAATGTATATATTAAATATTTTAAGTTTTGGGTTTAATTCTAAAATTATTTTGATGAATTATAAATATTAGGTATACAAAATATGAATTCAGATAAGTTTATGGACTTGCACAAATATAATTATTTGATTTTAACTGGTTTATATC includes:
- the LOC106296981 gene encoding 50S ribosomal protein L7/L12; this translates as MSLILRFRQHLSTRLSQTSRSPLASLLNGRRSFGQPARKQDEEEEEEIDQRKLPTDYDAATFDPTEHRSPPTDRVFRLVDEISSLTLSEISELGAIILKKRGITETPTVAVMKPGAVAAGGIAQGGGGGGASEEAKVEKTVFEIKLEGFEASGKIKIIKEVRSFTDLGLKEAKELVEKTPSVLKAGVSKEEGEKIVDKLKALGAKVVLE
- the LOC106300917 gene encoding uncharacterized protein LOC106300917, with the protein product MNGASLSNSLLLHSRFSSPCSIASSSSPSSVYLSPPCFTTSAYISFPRTVVVKRNDGFRSFAVNKRRSTIQDDVEEVEYEDWDEFEVEAEGEGDEDEGEFLPMEKMKRWLEKKPRGFGVGKKYETLIEDKLLDEIEQSWKAQAANLNQLKNNDPLKPQDNLIKGETQSGFRVRVTNLPKKKNVHRDLKAAFKEVSGVLGIEPAVSGNKKTKDPVCKGFALVDFRSEVDANRFVEQFNGERLSFGKVVKHIKCQVVEVSSNQSVSEELRSDTVFEELPFHGFEAVSSVDVVEEDTFVDSWEEESSDDSDKEGDETEVEEEEEYEENLISSSIEPPKEPRRESKTNVKSQKQVMKREIREHEVLETPLVSFQAVSKPKVARVDNDDEHDRSDEEEVAEENLEPLKSSVSSSDEERIDRIRRLELKLLGREKLLGGGAGSDKPEAKTGGRVEGETKKKEKKKKKKVLVKGKKSSTIEIPGSSKRLKMKEKALLTGVLVKYAAKVASTSNDE